In one Anaerolineales bacterium genomic region, the following are encoded:
- a CDS encoding DUF6391 domain-containing protein has protein sequence MGSRSYNNQVQRFFARIRKNHALEHATVHLLSQRYPQRSLIGRSDYRGFFIYGDVAADTLQSVANEALMRLRNGEAQLAIHPNCGTNLVTSAFLAGSASFLSLFGSKGDGWRKRLERLPSAIIFALLALFVSQPLGNYFQRRFTTNADPGSLEILSTRRIVRGSTSYLRVLTSD, from the coding sequence ATGGGTTCTCGTTCCTACAACAATCAAGTACAGCGTTTTTTTGCCAGAATTAGAAAGAATCATGCCCTGGAACACGCCACCGTCCATCTTCTCAGCCAACGATATCCGCAAAGATCGTTGATCGGCCGTTCTGATTACAGGGGATTCTTTATCTACGGTGATGTTGCTGCTGATACACTGCAGAGCGTTGCAAATGAAGCGCTGATGCGGCTTCGGAACGGTGAGGCCCAATTGGCGATTCATCCGAACTGCGGAACGAATCTCGTCACCTCGGCATTTCTAGCGGGTTCCGCCTCGTTCCTTTCTCTGTTTGGAAGTAAAGGCGATGGTTGGCGCAAGCGGCTTGAAAGACTCCCGTCGGCAATTATATTTGCCCTCCTTGCATTATTTGTTTCCCAGCCCCTGGGCAATTACTTTCAAAGACGTTTTACGACAAACGCAGATCCCGGTTCGCTGGAAATCCTTTCTACGCGACGCATCGTCCGCGGTTCCACTTCGTATTTACGTGTCCTGACGAGTGATTAG